In Aptenodytes patagonicus chromosome 22, bAptPat1.pri.cur, whole genome shotgun sequence, one DNA window encodes the following:
- the RABIF gene encoding guanine nucleotide exchange factor MSS4, translating into MAAACAEMEPAAAPPPSPPPPAAAPGSAELVCAQGRNLKAVLCQRCGSRVLLPGAATFARRELLLPAMRKKAAAAAGGGGGDLVREHWLVHDMFSFENVGFTRDVGNVKFLVCADCEAGPIGWHCLDDKDSFYVALERVAHE; encoded by the exons ATGGCGGCGGCCTGCGCCGAGAtggagccggcggcggcgcctcctccttctcctcctcctcccgccgccgcgccgggctcgGCCGAGCTGGTGTGCGCGCAGGGCCGGAACCTGAAGGCGGTGCTGTGCCAGCGCTGCGGGTCCCGCGTGCTGCTGCCCGGCGCCGCCACCTTCGCCCGCCGTGAG ctcctcctgcccgccATGAGGaagaaggcggcggcggcggcgggcggcggcggcggggacctGGTGCGGGAGCACTGGCTGGTGCATGACATGTTCTCCTTCGAGAACGTGGGCTTCACCCGCGACGTGGGCAACGTCAAGTTCCTGGTGTGCGCCGACTGCGAGGCGGGGCCCATCGGCTGGCACTGCCTCGACGACAAGGACAGCTTCTACGTGGCGCTGGAGCGCGTGGCCCACGAGTGA